ttttcacaaaatattAGGATAAAATtatgcataatttatttttataaattctatATACTATTGATATTctaattaataaatttcaattatctaaaattataatatagtagaGGAGGATGTTTTTCaatcacaataaattatttcGAAACTAAGGAGTCTAtcaactttttcattttattttatatgatattttttaaaattttctaaaatttattatttatatttaatcataattgattttaaagatcatatttatcaattatgaatatcttggaaacaaaaaaaacctATAAAACTATCTCCGATCCACTTTTATTTTACTCTATATTctttatatttggagagtaaaataaagAATGTTTTCTTCAATCATTCTCTATTCATTATTTGTAGAGATGATTGAAGAATTACTATTCGtactctctattttactttttaattattttattattattattattatataatatttgcaattaacatatcataaatcatataagaccatttattgaatttttaatatTCGCAACTTTTTTAATGTAATATAACACttcagaaaaatattatttaatatatacattttcaatctaaattaataatacttcatttaaaaaaaaattatttagaacCAATTGCAAACTCATCAATGGacatttcataaataaaatggcTAAAGtgttttattagaaaaataaataaggcaAAAGTTGAGGGAACACTACTGACCACAACTCCACAAGTGTAGTTCAATGGGTCCCAATCACATTTAATGATATTTATGGATGGCATCAATTGTAATTTAACAGAAAATGATGGATCTTTTATGGACCGGTTGATGTGGTCTAAAGAATAAAACAGAAAATACAATTCCTTTTAAGCAAATTGATCTAGGAAAATACTATTATACCCTTAAACTTTCATCTAATGTCACCAAGCTGCCATGTTGAAACTCTCTATTCTAATATATAGAAATATTGTTAGCAAATAATACTTGTGATGTAAAATACTTTTTGGTTATCTTTTAGATTTGCATcatgaaaaattattaaattaaataaacttggataatatgtattattttatttttttaatgacaaGAAAAATCTGTTGTTGTTATTCTTTAGATGCACACAGGATAAAACTCTCGCTCTTGTGCACTAGCTCGCAAATTATGTAGAAGAGGTAAATAATATGTACTTTCAATATCAATTTATGTAACACTTtaaaattttttagaaaaaagtttaaagtttaattgGAAATTTGCAGAGACCCAATACAGGAGTACAAACTAACAAAAAGTTGACATACTATAAATTTCTGTGGaagcttcttcttcctctttcccCTGTCAGCAATTTCCGTATTGCAGAGTAAGGAAAATGGTGCATATGGCGAGGAACATGAGGGTTCCACCAAACTCAGCGAGTTTGGCTGAAGCTAAGAAGAGGACCTTAGAATTCTTCAGGATGTGTTGCAGATCCATCCCTGAGATTATGGAAATTTACAACTTATACGACGTCGTTTCCCCCTCTCAACTCCGTTCTGCTGTCGCCGCCGAAGTTCGCAAAAATTCAAACGTTACTAATCCTAAGGTACTCTTTTCTGGTTGCAATGCTGTTAGACTAAGGTTCCCTAATCCCCAACTTAGAGAATTTGAAGGTGTATCATCAAGATGCCACTCtgacttagggtgtgtttggtatgaaggaaaatattttcaattttctcatgtttgattgggttaaatgttttccaaattaactcatttttcttaaatttaaggaaaatgactttccttcaaatttgaggaataaacattttccaaaactctctttcaacttcaaaacacaattattatttttgtaaaaaaaattaatttattttgtccctaccctcaaatcACCCCCCAaaccacccccaaaaaaataataattttaaagcttgtttctaaattcaatttttttaccccaccctcacccctaccaccacccctcccaaaaaaatattaaaagttacttttaaaagatatttctaatttcaatttttttatttttttaccccttACCCTCGCCCCCCATCAGCCCCCTATCACCCCTCACccccttcaaaaaaataataatttaagtttgtttttaaaaaatattttcaatttcaaatttttattttttcatcccgaTCCTCgaccaccccccaaaaaaaataatttagtttgtttttaaaaaatattttcaacttcNNNNNNNNNNNNNNNNNNNNNNNNNNNNNNNNNNNNNNNNNNNNNNNNNNNNNNNNNNNNNNNNNNNNNNNNNNNNNNNNNNNNNNNNNNNNNNNNNNNNNNNNNNNNNNNNNNN
The DNA window shown above is from Solanum stenotomum isolate F172 chromosome 6, ASM1918654v1, whole genome shotgun sequence and carries:
- the LOC125867683 gene encoding NADH dehydrogenase [ubiquinone] 1 alpha subcomplex subunit 6-like; amino-acid sequence: MVHMARNMRVPPNSASLAEAKKRTLEFFRMCCRSIPEIMEIYNLYDVVSPSQLRSAVAAEVRKNSNVTNPKVIDMLLFKGMEELKNCVDHSKQRHHLVGKYVVGNQGLVQDLGHKDWGSSNFLKDFYSSNYF